From one Solanum stenotomum isolate F172 chromosome 12, ASM1918654v1, whole genome shotgun sequence genomic stretch:
- the LOC125847682 gene encoding chaperone protein dnaJ 11, chloroplastic codes for MPMISTSPRSFLQTPPPPVNIFSSGDNSLLSPSSVRFRQSGNFTTAAAATCASVETESTTSSASRYSTLPSNLVHASPASFYEILGIPIGATIQEIKAAYRRLARVCHPDVAAIDQKDTSADDFMKIHSAYSTLSDPDKRADYDRRLFRRRRSVNLYSGGCSPSAMSGFTGYSTRNWETDQCW; via the coding sequence atgCCCATGATATCTACTTCCCCTCGTTCGTTTCTTCAAACTCCGCCACCGCCGGTGAATATATTTTCCTCCGGCGACAATTCTCTTCTATCACCGTCTTCCGTCAGATTCCGTCAGTCCGGTAACTTCACGACCGCCGCAGCGGCGACCTGTGCTTCCGTCGAAACTGAATCTACCACGTCATCGGCTTCAAGGTACTCGACGCTGCCTTCTAACCTTGTCCATGCTTCTCCGGCGTCTTTCTACGAGATTCTAGGGATTCCGATCGGCGCTACGATCCAGGAGATCAAGGCAGCTTATCGGAGATTAGCTAGAGTTTGCCATCCCGATGTGGCGGCAATTGATCAGAAGGACACGTCAGCGGACGATTTCATGAAGATTCATTCTGCCTATTCTACTCTATCGGATCCGGACAAACGTGCCGATTATGACCGCCGCCTATTCCGGAGGCGCCGGAGTGTCAATTTGTACTCCGGCGGCTGTTCTCCTTCAGCAATGTCGGGATTCACCGGCTATAGTACCCGGAACTGGGAAACAGATCAGTGCTGGTAG